Within Leishmania infantum JPCM5 genome chromosome 35, the genomic segment cacctatatatatatataaatctttatatacatatatgaatgtatatatatatatatctcCCCATATATTTCTGTATGGTGTAGGCCTTGTTGCTgctttccgtttttttttttcgcgcttTTGCTTGATCTCGTCCTTCTTCAGGAGTGGTTCGCGCCTATTTTCTTCGCATTGCTTTTCTTGTCTTTTTGCTTTACGTTTGGTGATTCCTCGCGCTCGTGCACACCCACGCGCTCTCTTCGACAagcagcactgcagcacaCATACCGAGAGGCGGAGCAGAAGCAGACGCACATACACCCAATTTGCATTGTACGAGTACCCCCGCACCTCGTCAAGTGGCTTTGTTGCTTCTCTTGCCCTCCTTGGTAGAGCCCTTCATAACGCGCAcccgcttttttttccttcgcgCCTCAGTAACTGCTGTAATACGCACGTGTCTGCTTGAGCCGTGTGCGAGCTTTACTCGGATCTCGTCTCCCCCAACGTTTACAGCTTCATTCTCACAGACATCGCGgcgcagaagaggagggagaccCATCACAAGGGTGGGCAAAAAAAAGTActgcgttgtgtgtgtgtgtgtgtgtgtatgctcgTGGGATTGAGGGCCGGCGGGTCCAGCTCGATTCGAGGagagcaaaaagaaaagtgCCTGTGACGACCGCCTCTGCATcacgacagcgccgccgtttGTTCAGTTGGCCTCTGGCGGAGCACAAACTCTCAAAAGAAGGGAAAAGAAGTAggcaaagaagaagagaaaggtgAAGGCGGCCACGGACTCCTTCACCTCACCCACCACGATCGACTTTCAGTGGCTGAGCGAGGAGCAGTAAATTAGTCATCGCGAACGCTCCCTCATCCggtctctctttttttgtctcCCGTGAGCTTCCCTTTCCTGCATCCCGCTTTCCTCTCTCAAGATCTCTCTCGCTTGTGCAGCTCCACGGGGTGAGGCTTTAGCGTGGTTTTCTTCGCATCTTCaacgcatgcgcgtgtgcagctgtGCAGCATCACTGCATTTGGTTTTTGTGCGATCGGTTTTGCTGAGTTTTGGCTGCTGTGTCGGTCTCTGTGCGGTGGCGTTCCACAAAAcacccctttttttttctatcTGCTCTTGCGATATCTGCACTCTACATTTCCTCTGCTGTTTTTCGGGGCTGTTTTCGTAGCCCGGCAACCGTAGTAGAGGCacgtagcagcagcgctccgGTGGTGCATCTCCGCTGCGCCGTTCTTCTTTGCTGAACTTTGTACGTGCACTCGACCTACTCACCCGCCTACCctgaacagcagcagtgcgtggATGGAGTACCTAGATAATCTCTTGAACAGGAAGATCGAGCGGGAGCGGCTCGGCGCGGGCGGTGCTGACGCGTCTTCATCGTCTGCGGCTTCAGCGGCCGGAACTAGCAGCAAGCATGTTGATGGACACGGCGCTACCGGAGATAGGCAGCTCAAGTCTGCGGCACTGCGACTGTGTTGGCTCTGCAACCGAACAAGTCCCTTGCGCTTCCGTTTACAAGGAGGCATCCACCTCTGCTTTACGTGCTTCCGGGCCTCGTACTTGTCGCTGCTCCTCCCCATCATCAACACACCTGCCAGACGCGCGAGTGACGCGAGATTCTTGAAGCTGATCGGCAGCATTGAAAACGAAAGGGCGGGGTCCGTGTCGTCTCCAACTGATGAGCTACTCGCCAGCATGTACGGTGAGGTAATTGAGCCACAGCAGGCATCGTTCGTAATGAGCTCGTCCatgatgcggctgcggcgggaggaggaggagcagcgcctaCTGTCGGCCACGCGGCGCCCTCgcagtggtggtgccgccagctccgcgaAGAGCGTTAAATCCTTTTGGAATTGCCCCCTGTGTACCTTCCTGAACGCGGCCGTCGCGCGCGAGTGCGAGGCGTGCGGGTTCGTCAATCCTGGCGAGGTCACCTGCCCCGTCTGCAAGGCTCGCTGCTCCCTCGGCATGATAGGCACACCGTTGTCCGAGGAGAACCCCGCCAGCAGGTGCAAGACCGGCGAGCCGCATTGCATCTGGAACTGCCGCGAGTGCGGCGGGCTTAACACCCTCGACGGTGACCGTTGCACGTCGtgccgccagccgcgctACTGGGCATGCTCGCAGTGCACGGCACTGCACCACATGGCGCGCGGCGAGGATGGCTTGCGCTACTGTCCCACCTGCGGCGCGTACAACACCCCGGATGACATCTTGGTTGGCCAGGCAAAGATCGACAAGGAGACCAGGTATGCGGGTAtggtgacggcgcagcagagtgcggcgcagcggcgcaagagcggcagcaaggACCATGACCACAACCGCGGTGGCTCACgggctgcagcaggcggtgctgccgcggcgaaAGCCGACGACCAAATCGTCTTTGGCGTTAACGACGCCCAtacgctggaggagctggagcggcagaAGCAAATCGAAAACAATGAAAAACGGCTGCTTTCCCGCCTGAACCGGCTGCACATTTCCCGCAACCTGCAGAAGACGGACGGCAACTGCCTCTTCCGGGCTCTGGCGAACCAGCTCTTTGGGCAGCCACGGCTGCATTACCTCGTCCGCTCCCTCGCTACCGCGTACATGAGCGAGCACTCGGAAGACTACGCCATCCTCTTCGACGGCCCGGCGGAGTGGAAGAAGTACCTGACAGCGATGAAGGAGCAGGGAACCTGGGGTGATGAGCTATGCCTCAACGCTGCCGCCCGTTGCTTTCGGGTTAACATCCACGTCATCACGAGCGACCAGGAGCGCTGGCACATTGTGTTCCAGCACGACCAGCTagggcgcacgcgcacggttcgcagcgacgaggatgcGAGGACGAACAACATGGCGCAGACTTTGACCAGTTATGAAGGTGTGTCGCTGTTTCTCGCCTACCTCTCCCCGGTGCATTACGACGACATCACTCCCTTGCCCGTAGCAcacctccagctcggcgagCTGCTCAGCGGGGAGCTGAACAAGCGCATGAAGCGCAATCAGACGACACACAGTCCCAGTGACAGTGGTAGCAGCACTTCTGCATTAGCATCAGCAGgccccagcagcggcggccgctgggCAGATGCTTCGAACTTTTCACACCTGCCTTCCCGTCCGCTTCTCGCGGACCCGGCTAAACCGCGCACGAGATCGTCTGATGACCTTGTCAAGTCGTGCCTGGAGTCACCGACCGTGTCAAacgcgacggcgccaccggTGCCACGCTCGCGGCCGCATTCCTGCAAGCCGGACACATACAAGAGCTCggagccgccgtcgcggccccCGCCGACTTCGCCGACTAGCTTGCCAAGCGAGTACACATGCTAGTTGCCATTCTGCGCCCAGCGTGCGGAAGgggagtggggaggaggacgagacGCCAAAGAGAGAACAGCCAGGGAACGCGctcacgtgtgtgcgttcgcCTTCCGCTTATTTTCATTGTGGGTGCGCGCAGCAACGTGCTCGCACGGGTGACATACGAAAAAGGTGACTCTGATAGACTTGTGGCCTCACCGATCCCTCGACGTGTCGAACACGACTCTTGCGgctgtctctcgctctccgcgTGTGTTGGGGCTCTTCTGACCTTCCCATACTGTTACCTGCTTCTCCCTTTCCAatgctgtctctctctctcggacATGCACATCCTTGTGATTGCTTTGCCGTTgatttctctctctgtatgtTCTTTTTTTATATTTGTtttgcctctctcctcttgcTCGTGCTTTCGCTGCTGACTCTATTTTCTatctcacgcacgcacacacacacatacacacacacacaccgttTCTCGTTGCGCTTCTAGCCTGTGAACTGACTGCAGGCGCGCGAAGAGTGCGGAAGAGAACGAAAGGGACTGTGAACGGGTGTTCTGAATGGGGGTGTTGCGCGCGTGTTCAGCGgggcgaagaaaaaagggatAGAAGAGCAAGAATGGCCACCAGCAGCTGGCGTTGATGTGCAAGGTGCCTGTGCAGTGCCAACAAGCCGACGCCGGTGGGCGCGTGCTCGTGGTTCTTGTTTGTGCGCATACCCGTGGCTggtctctcccctctctctccgctcttCGCTTTTCTTATCTGTCTCTCCTTCCTCATGTCTCTGTGTCGTGTCACTGTTGCTCATTTCTTGCCtgctctctctatctctttctctctctctgtgtcttcGGGTTTGCGAGTTGCTGTTATTGATGGGAGCGCGTCACACGATATGCTCCTACATTCGTCTTTCCTTCACGGAAGGAGACATTCTAtcaaaacacacacacacacacacacacacacacacacacaaagacatTTGTTTTTTACGTGGGAGTGCATCAACATTTCTGCTTTTTTGCCCTTTTACTGATTTATGATGTGCTCCCCACTTCGTTCTTCTTCCTGCGAGTGTGGTGcatgtaggtgtgtgtgtgtgtgtaggccTACCAGCAATGACTCTTATTGGTTCCTTTTTCCCAGTGTGAGTTGCCTCCGGTAGTTTTGCGAAACGCTCAACGTTGAGCGCcatctttcttttcctttttcatTATTTGTTTAGTTGCTAGTCATTTCTGCGTGTGGCAGTTGTCACTGACCGTGCCATCACCCTCATTCTGTTTGTCTCCGCTTTTccccgccctccttcttGCCTTTTTATGGCCCCTTTCGGTGATGATCCCCAGTTTATCGTTCCCTCTGTTCCCCGACGCGTTCGCTTCGCGTTTGCTCATATGGACGGTCTGGCCTGTCTCTTGACTCCTCCACCCGCGCGATCGGTGCGGAATGGCTACTGGGGAAGAGAGGCCTAAGGAACAGCCGAAGaggagtgtgcgtgtgtgtgtcgcggcGGACGGGTGCCACcgtgccacacacacacaaacatgcGAACACACACATCCTCAGATACACATGCACCCGCACTGCCCATCTCCTTCTTCCACGCTCATACCCATTCTTTCTACAGGAGAATCAACAGACAATACCGAAAGGTCTTGTGATGCGGGCGCACAGGCAATAATActaaaaaaagaagagcatGGCTGCCCCAGGCGCGCCAGGCATGCAAGTACTGCCTCTTTACCAAGAAACGCGATCCGGAGAAGCTGTGCAGGAGCTGTTCGAGATGGCGCAGCAATGTGTGAGCAAGCTGCAATGCATACAAGACGCGCACTCATAGGCAGCATGTAAGGTGGGGTGTGGAAGGGTGCGGAAGAAGCGAAGGTATACCGCTGAGCTAATGAATGCATTGATGACTTCACTTGTGTGAGCTTATTTTAGAAGTAAACAGCGCCACGTGCACGGATGCCCAGCTGCGTATTCACGTGCGTGTGGCTGGGTTGCTTGAGGTGTGCTTTGCCTTTCTCTGCGGCGGTCTCCCAGCTCTTTCCCTCATTTCAATCGCGTTCAACTCGCGTGAATGCTTCTTGTCGGAAAGAATGATCGGCCTGGACGCCGTCTCACAGACATTGGCGCTCGTCTGCCGACTCGCTTTCGCTTGCCCATtttctgccctccccccattATCCGTTTCGCTGCCGCTTCACATCCTCCACGTGTCTCCGTCCTCCCCGCATGATCCAtacacgcgcatacacacgcaagaaacatacacacacacacacacgcacatccacATACACGAACCCAGTCGCGCACTCAGGTGCGCACATCGAGGGgagtgagagagaagagcggaCGCCTCGCGCTCATCCTCATTCCACCGCCCTCGCCCCACACCACCGTGGACGAGACTGAActctttttttcgcctttCTGTCTTCTCTAGTCGTCTACGtcgtcacacacacgtgcacacgggGAGGAGCGACACAAGAGGCCGAGAGATGAGCCTTTTAGAGGAGCGCTACGctccgccgtcgcagcgcggcgtgctCTACTTTAATACCATCCCGCGCGACATGCGACCACAGGAGATCCGGCTGCACTTCAATCGTTACGGCGAAATTCGTCGCATGAAGTTCATTCCCTTCCCGAAGAAGGCGCGCCGCCCGGGCGGACCGCTTCTCCCGTTGCAATACAAGGAGGGCTGGATGGAGTTCACCTCCGCTAGCGATGCGCAACATGCGGCGCAGTGCATGAATGGCCAGCCGATCGACgtgaagcggcagcgtcggtgCTACGGTCAGCTGTGGACAGTGCGCTTCATGGACGGGTTCACGTGGGACTCACTgttggaggaggcggaagggAAGCGGCGTGCTCGGCGTGCggccgaggtggaggcgcgcAGGGCGGAGCGGTCCATGAACGAGGCTTATCGGCGGATGGTGAtgcaggcggagcagcagcgaaaggCGAAGCGGCGCCCTCGCGAGAAAGTGGAGGCGGCCAGCCACAGCGACGCCGATGCGGAAGGCGATGCGTCAAATTCATCCGTAGCTACAGACAGCGGAGCTTCACGTGTTCGCGGCGGTACAGGtcgtggtgccgcagccAAGTCTTCCACCAAGCCGAAGGCGCATTCGGCGAAGAAGTCCGAGCTCGACCCCACGAAGAAGGCTAAGAGGCGCCGAGACGCGTAGCAACGAGCAAGCTGGAGCGGGCGGTGGTGAAGCGATCGGGGGAAAGGGGATAGCGCAAGGCAGCCTGTAGGAGAGGCCTCATCCGTGCGAcgttcctcctcctgcatATATCGGCTCCCTTTTCATCTTTGCTGTTCGCTCGAGTTGTCTCTGCTCTGGTCTCGTACGCTCGGTTGCTCTGGAGGCGTCCACGGGGGCTTTCGCGCATGTTGCCGCAGCGCGAGCAGATCCGcttgtgcgcgtatgtgtacGGCACAAACGTGCTCATCTTTTCACTGTATAAGACGCAGTAAGCCAAGCGAACAACGGCGCAAGGCACAACGCAATACTGTCGCTGTGTAGAGGCGCATGGTCGAAGGAGAGGCTATGCAAATGGACACATGTCCGGTCACGCTTGCTCGTTGTTTTTTTCTGTCTCTTTCCACACCCTTCTCCCATCCTTCTCTTGCGGAgtgaaaagggggaaaagaaGGGGTGCTTCGAGGTGGTCCAGCCCCCGGCCAAGACAGTGCTCACGCGGGTTGGCTACCCCACCTCCATGCGCGGcgccctttctctctcgtaTTGGTCCTCTCCATCGTTCTTTTCCACTCTCACGCTTCCCGCGCATCTCTGCATCTGCATATACAtcacatgcgcgcatgctgACGCTCAACAAACGTGCGTCCTCGGCCCCGCATGTAGCGCCACCGTAACCCCATTTTCAACATCCACGCATACAAACGAACTAACCAAAGTAAATTAGCGACTGCCTGCCACCTACACGCAAGCCCCATAGGCGCTCTCTTCACCTCAGACGTGGTGCCTTCATCagcttttctctcttttttccaCTTTCTCTCGTGGTTGGTTGTGATCTTAATCCCGATTGTTTTTGGCCAGGCTAAGCGATCGCGCACCTATACGGTTGTCTtcttgtgtgcatgtatgtgtgcgcgcgcttcttcAAGAGACAAAAGAcaaacaaagagagaaaaatctgcagcggcagctccgtgatGGGTTGTGCCTTCGCGCACGCGTACGTGTCTCAGCAGTCTTGACCCAAACGAAAAACGGCCTCGATCTCTCAGCTCCGCGTCTTCAGCTCGCCATCTGCAACGTGCTTTGGACGTGGTTCTCGCTTGCTGTTCTCGTACCGTGCTTccccgtgtgcgcgtgcgagtATCCGTAGCGGTCTGCGTAGCTCCGTAGCCGAGTGCTTCAGCTGCGGCTTCCTCTGCGTCTCGCATCGCagcttcttttcctcttcgtcTGTTGCGTGCAACTTGACCTCAGCCACTATGTCTGgcaagaagaaggcggcggaggcgaccgTGGACCTGGCCACCCTGGCGGAGCCAGGCTTCTGGAGGCAACGCGTCGAAATCTTCGAGCAGCtatggcagcagcagcagaaccgCTATGAGTCGATGAAGGCCCCGATCAAGGTGAGCCTCCCGGATGGAAAGGTGATGGACGCCGAGAGCTGGGTTACGTGCCCGCTGGACATCGCAAAGCGCCTGTCCAACTCGCTGCCAGACAAGGTCATTGTGGCCCGCGTGAACGAGGCGCTGTGGGACCTGACGCGGCCGTTCGAGGCTGACTGTCAactggagctgctggactGGGACGAAAAGGATGCGCGTGAGGTGTTCTGGCACAGCTCCTCGCACGTGCTCGGCTACGCGCTCGAGCGCATCTTCGACACGAAGCTCTCCGTCGGcccggcgctggaggagggcggtTTCTTTTACGAGGGTCTCACCAATCGCCCGGTGTCGGAGTCCGACTACAAGGCGATCGAGTCGGCCATGCAGGAGCTGGTGAAGCAGAAGATGCCATACCAGCGTCTCGAAGTGTCGAAGGAGGACGCCCTGAGACTCTTCGGCTACACGGAGTTCAAGAGCAAGATCCTGGCAAGCAAGGTGCCGGACGGAGGCTCGTGCACCGTGTACCGGTGCGGTATGCTGATTGACCCGTGCCGTGGTCCCCACCTCCCGGACACGGGCCGCGTCAAGGCCTTTGCTGTGACCAAGAACTCCTCCTCTTACCTTGAGGGCAAGGCCGAGaacgaggtgctgcagcgcgtgtaCGGCATTTCGTTTCCGAAGAACCCCATGCTGACGGAGTGGAAGACGATccaggaggaggccgcgaAGCGCGACCACCGCGTAATTGGCCGCCAGCAGAACCTCTTCAACTTCCACGAGGTCTCACCTGGCAGCGCCTTCTGGCTGCCGCACGGCGCCCGGATCTACAACACTCTCGTAGAATTCCTGCGCAAGAAGtatcgccgctgcggctttCAGGAGGTCATCTCGCCGAACATGTACTCCTCCAAACTTTGGATGGTGTCGGGCCACTGGGAGAAGTACGCCGATAACATGTTCTGCACCAAGTGCGAGAAGGAGGACTTTGGTCTGAAGCCGATGAACTGCCCGGGCCACTGCATCATGTTcgcgtcgcagccgcactCGTACAAGGAGCTGCCGATTCGCTACGCCGACTTTGGCGTGCTGCACCGGAACGAGCTGAGCGGTGCCTTGACGGGGCTGACCcgcgtgcgccgcttccAGCAGGACGATGCACACATCTTCTGCCGCATGGACCAGATCACAGATGAGATGGAGGGCCAGATGCAGTTCCTCAGCGACGTTTACGGCGTGCTGGGCTTCAAGTTCTACTTTTACCACTCCACCCGCCCCGCGAACAAGCTCGGCTCTGAAGCGCTCTGGGACCAGTCCGAATCGTATCTGCGCACCGCGCTCAACCGGTTCTGCGGCATTCCGGAGGAGCTGCCCGATCCGTTGCACCCGGACCAGCGCTTTCACTACGACGGCAAGCCGGACTCGGTCAAGAAGATGAAGGCGCTCATGAAGAAGGCGGAGCGCTGCGAGGACCCGAACGCGTGGAAGGGCCCGAccaacggcggcgatggctgGATCGAGAACGCTGGGGACGGCGCCTTCTACGGCCCCAAGATCGACATCGTCGTcgaggacgcgctgcgccgccgccaccagtGCGCCACGATCCAGTTGGACTTCAACCTGCCGAGCCGCTTCGGCCTCAAGTACACCCTTCCCGCCGCAGAGAAGGACGAGACGACGGTGAGCCCAACGGAGAAGCAGAAGCATGCCGACCCTGCCCTgaccgcgtcgtcgccggccgTGGAGGATTGCGTGAGCAAACCGAAGCCCGGCACGTACGAGGCTGCTGTGCGTGACCTTGGCATCGACCTCGAGCTGGACGCCAACCAGGCCCGCCCCGTCATGATCCACCGCGCCATTCTCGGTTCCTTGGAGCGCTCGATCGCCATTCTGTGCGAGCACTTTGGCGGCGACTGGCCCTTCTGGCTGAGCCCCCGCCAAGTGATGGTGGTGCCTGTTTCGGCCTCCAACTACGAGTATTCACAGCAGGTGCGCGACACGATGCACGATGCCGGCTTCCACGCGGACGTCGACAACGGTGCCGCCACGCTGGACAAGAAGATCCGCAATGCGGAAAAGGCGCGCTACAACTTTATCCTTGTCGTGGGCCAGAAGGAGCAGGACGCGACCGCCGTCAACATCCGCGCGCGCGGGGAGAAGAGACTGGGCAACAAGTCActcgtggaggcggtgcagtgGCTCAAGGAGCTGGCGGACACACATAACCGGGAGTACTAGGCCACTCTGCTAATGACAAATAGGCAGGGCTATACAGGGATGCGGgggtgcatgtgcgcatgctGGTGTGCTTGCGGGTGCTTGAGTGGGTCGGTTACATATGTGATTGTGAGAAACGCGTGGGGCTGCGGGTCGTGAGTAGTGGGAGAGATTGTAGGCGGAGGATGGAGGTGCTAGAGCGGAACGAAGAACTTGTGCGagacgcgtgtgtgtgtggggagggagtACATGCACTTGGAAATTTATGACTTTTGTCTTGTGTGCTCGCTACGAGATTCGTATTCGTGGGGTTGTCTCTTCACCcgccctttttcttttcccaTTTTCGTTCTTCTGAttttcgcttctttttctcccAGCACAGTTGACCGTTGCCTCCTACGTGTggtatctctctctccgcctttgTCTTACtcttgcctccctcccccaaaaaagaaaaaaagtcATCCTGCATGTTTGCCAGTACTGATTTTGCATGGGCACCAGCGAATGAACGGTCACGGTGGAGTTGTGCTCCCCTCGAAATAACCTCGAATAAGACGGAAGATGAAAGTGTGGAGGCGCTTCGCGTCGCAACGCGACGAGAGCGGGGGTGGTCTTTCGTCTCTGGTGTTTATTTTGCTGTTTGCTCGTGTggtctgtctgtctgtctgtctgcctgcctgtgCCTATGTGCATCTCTCTATGACTTCGACgtttctcccccctcctcctttgctGGAGGTGGCTTGCTCGagcgcttgtgtgcgcgttggTCTCTGTTCTCGCTttgtgtgcgttttcttcGGTTGCGGCTCTCTACGTGTTGCCGTTGCCCGCCTGCGCCATGGGCGTATATGTcgtctttgttttttttttgtaatGGTTCGCATACCTCTTCCGTTCCTTGTATTGGTGCTTCCACCCCCCTCACCTCACTCCCCCTTGCTGTGTGCTCTTTAACAATGGCGTAAAGGCTGAACGATCACAGCAGcaagacgaagaggagcCCAGAGGACGGAAGACGAAGGCAGAGGAAACGAAAAGGCTTGACAAAGACGAAGTCATGCGCTTCTCTTGgtgctgcctctgcctctttcttttcttcagCTACTCCGAACACAGGCATCTGATCAGTGGACTCGCGGGTATGCGCGCGAGCCCTTTTCTCTGTCGCTCTTTTGTTGTTAAGAGGGCATGCTGATGCAAGCTGTGTGACAGCCATGTGCACCGCTGATCTATCAACCGCTTTTGACCTGCTTTCGAGCGACTCTGTGCCTACGTGCTACTGACGGCAGAGCGTGGCAAATGTGACAGCACAACCGCCTTCGCTCGGCCTTCCTCCCTCGCGCCTCTTCGCGGCGCTCTGACAAGGCCAACGCTTCTCTCGCAACATCATGATCTACATTAACCTCCTCATCCTTGTGTCCCTCCTTGTTTTCTCACCTCAACTTTGCCGAATCGCCGCCCTGATGATGGCCCAAAtacaccctccctcccaagcatcgtcgtcgtgcttgtacacacatacgcacgcgcacagtctcccggcgcacacacgcacatacggCGGAGCCAAACCGTCACAAGACTACGCACCCACCCCTACGTTCGTAGCTCCTCTGCGTATCTGCGAAGCTCGCTCCGTTCCCGACGCACCTAAGTCAGCGCGCAACTAACTCGTCCCTATCTGTTTCCATATTGTTTGTTCCCCCCCTCAACACAAAACAAACGGCCACAATGGACTGCAACACTGGGATGCAGCTGGGGCAGCAGTTCTCTAAGGACGCCACGATGATGCATGGTGGCGTGCCCATGAGCGGCGCCATGTCGGAGCAGGATGCCCTGATGGTGGGCGCGCAGGTGGCGGGCGCTAACCCCATGATGGCGGCTCAGTGGGC encodes:
- a CDS encoding putative threonyl-tRNA synthetase, translated to MSGKKKAAEATVDLATLAEPGFWRQRVEIFEQLWQQQQNRYESMKAPIKVSLPDGKVMDAESWVTCPLDIAKRLSNSLPDKVIVARVNEALWDLTRPFEADCQLELLDWDEKDAREVFWHSSSHVLGYALERIFDTKLSVGPALEEGGFFYEGLTNRPVSESDYKAIESAMQELVKQKMPYQRLEVSKEDALRLFGYTEFKSKILASKVPDGGSCTVYRCGMLIDPCRGPHLPDTGRVKAFAVTKNSSSYLEGKAENEVLQRVYGISFPKNPMLTEWKTIQEEAAKRDHRVIGRQQNLFNFHEVSPGSAFWLPHGARIYNTLVEFLRKKYRRCGFQEVISPNMYSSKLWMVSGHWEKYADNMFCTKCEKEDFGLKPMNCPGHCIMFASQPHSYKELPIRYADFGVLHRNELSGALTGLTRVRRFQQDDAHIFCRMDQITDEMEGQMQFLSDVYGVLGFKFYFYHSTRPANKLGSEALWDQSESYLRTALNRFCGIPEELPDPLHPDQRFHYDGKPDSVKKMKALMKKAERCEDPNAWKGPTNGGDGWIENAGDGAFYGPKIDIVVEDALRRRHQCATIQLDFNLPSRFGLKYTLPAAEKDETTVSPTEKQKHADPALTASSPAVEDCVSKPKPGTYEAAVRDLGIDLELDANQARPVMIHRAILGSLERSIAILCEHFGGDWPFWLSPRQVMVVPVSASNYEYSQQVRDTMHDAGFHADVDNGAATLDKKIRNAEKARYNFILVVGQKEQDATAVNIRARGEKRLGNKSLVEAVQWLKELADTHNREY